The window GCAGGGGCTGAAAGCCTGAGGGAGTTGCTAAACCAAAACTGCTTTTTGCTGATCACCAtggcaggctcaggctgggcTCTGATCGGGACAGGTTCAACAACTGACAAGAACTTTCTCCCACACTGAGCTTGCAGAACAGTTCAAGATTCCCAGAGATAAGGGATCCAAAGGGATGTCTCAATTTTTAAGACAGCCTTGGAATGTCTGCAGTTTGGCTCCCCAgtgctgcacctgcagcagccccttGTGCCAGTTCCTCTGCTGTTACACAACCACCAAGTGACTGAACACACAGAGTGAGTGAGAGAAAAGGATAAATTGCATCAAAAGCACAAGGTAATGAAAGAATATAACCCCAAAGCTGCTGTCTTAAATCTTGGATCACCCACAGAAGACAAAGCCTAGAGAGATGTGTTTAAGAAAACACCACTTTGGACAGCACTGAGAAACAAATGTATGAAACCAAAGTGCTAAAGTAAGTTTCTCGCGGAAGTAATTTACAAATGTGGGTCTTTTTTAAGAAATCCCCTGGAGGTGCAAACTGGCACCTGGAAAATCAAGCCAGATATATTCTCCATGCAcctgtgtcccctcacagcCACCTGCGCAGGCCCAGCACGTGCAGCAGGAACACTGGTGAGAGTGAAACCCAGCTACCCACAgctgggcagccctgggagccactgctctgagcaCATGTCCTCAAtctcccagctgctctctggcGGCAGCttcctgcctgggcagggcttTGCCAGGACCACGAGCTGAGGGATAAGAGCTCAGCACATCCAGTCGTGTCCAGCCACCCACCAGCTGCTGTGAGAGTGAGACAGTGCCCAATGGGATCCTGTTGGCATGCACAGCACCAAGGGTGAAGGATGCACAGCCCCTGAACTCTCTCCTCAAACAGCAAggagtgctgagcagagctcagctcctttCACTCTGTACAAGAcaccccctccttcctcctcgcTTTGCTGCACCAGAAATGTAAGGTAAGTTCTATTTCCTCGTACAGCTGTCCGTAAAAAGGCTAAACCTGGAGAACAGGCACATGTTTGCCAAGTTTCTTACCCAGATGCTGAAGGTCCTTCTCTCTGTAGAGGCGAGTgaccctctccagcagctcccacttcTCACAGCAGCCTTTGTAGTTGACGAAGTTGCGGGCGAGGATTTCCTTCAGCTGCCGCACGGAGAGCGCGTTGATGTCCCCGACGCTCGTCAGGTCGGACAGGGAGGCCTTCCTGCCCAGCACCAGATTATCCTCGGAGTCACTAGACTGGGAGGGAGCAAAGACACAATCATTCTTGCCCTCAACACCTTGAACTATGATTTCAATCAACTTTTTCTATCAACTTTCAGCGTGTGCGTTAGCAGGAGTTCAGGTCTGGATGTACAGAGAAGTGGCTGCTCTGAATTCGTCTATCAGAAACACAAATCTTGAGATAGAACCCAATAATTTCTGCTATGGTGTCCAAGTGACACCAGTTCTTTCTGCCCGTGGAGGACAAGATGATGCCACGGGTTTGGCCAGTCTCAGTTACTGTTCACCTCTGGTAGCAAATCCAGCCCAGGAAACCTGGGATTCCCTGTCCCTGGTGTTCCCTTCCGTTCCAGGACACACAAACCTCTATCtcatcctctgctgctgcttcttctgctgCATTCTCAGCTGCTGTTCCACAGGCTGGGCTCGGAGGCACGTGACCATTGGcctggaagaggaaataaaGCTTTCACCAGCTGTGGGTTTCTGGAAGGAGATCAACTCCAGGGCAGTGTCGCTGctgtccctgagctctgcaAGGACACGGGCAGGACAAGGCACAAGCCAGGCACACTCACAGAGGGTTCTCCCTGTGCAGCACTCACACAAAGGAGCACTTGCTGAAGCTGAACCTTGAGAGCCCCAGCACAGAACTCCAGGCTGGATCAGACCAGATCTGCACACCAAATCTGTACGTGTCTATCTGCAGTCCTTCCCTGAGGGCCACACTGCGCTGTGACAGAGCTCTCAGTGCAAGGCTCTGCAGAACCCTCCTCTaacagagctcagctcctcagTGACCAGGCAAACACCTCCTCAGGTGGGGTCTGCAGTGGGCAAACAGGGGACTCCGAGTGAGGGAGCAGCAGcgacagagctggagaagaaacgctgagcagctgctctgaacGCTCGATCAAATGAGCAGTGTCATTGCAGCTGACTCACCcccagcagccactgctccctCCGGTTTCCTACTGACAAAGAGACTCTAATGTTACCATCCCACTGATCCAAGTGGGGACTTGTTCATATTTACAGAGCCCGAGAGTAACAATCAGGAACAAAGAGCCTGAACTGCAGCAGGATGTCATGCAAGTCCAGACTAGAAGCTGAAATGTATCACGGGGCAGCGAGGGAAGACAGCAGAGCGGGTTAAAACTGGAAAACCAAGGAATGAAAATGCCTTTTAATGATTTGTAAAAAAGACTCTCCCAGGAGAACTCTTCTTTTGAACTAGATATATCTGCTGAGGAAGCAGAAGGTACACACATTTTCACAGCTCTGGCCCACGGGGAACTGAATACACCCATTAACTTTGTAATAGGACAAGGAGCAGATGTCAAACACTGAGTAAACTTTCCTtagcagagaggagaaagacAAACAAAGCGAGgtcaataaaaaataattaagctCAAATGCCACTGCCAAGGTTCATCAGAACTGCAAGTTCATAATAAACCAAGACTCAACACCAGACTCGGGGTTTGTCTTCTATTGATCTGAGTGCAGGAGACACCAAAAACCTCACACACCCCCCAACACCTCTGATCAGTTCCAGCTCCAAAACTACTTCAGACTGTGCTTGTTATCTGGCACAGGAGTTAAAGAACAGTATCACCCACTTAATTACACCTACAGACACCTGCCAGAAACCATCAGCAAGTACCAAAGGAAGCAGTCACAGGAGCATCTTGTAGCAATGGAAGTATGGACCAGAGCACCAGAGAAAACACACCCAAAAGCACTGATGATGTTCTGAGAGTGAACACTCGATATATTCAGCACTGCCCACCAAATTCAAGTCCATAAGGAATGGCACAGTGAAGTTACTGACAGCAACTCATGGCTTTACACAGCAAAAGCACATGCAACATCCTAGCAGTTGATCCAAAACCAGAGATGAATGAGATTGCATAAGATGTTTGTGGCCAGAGACTGTACCTGTTGGTGTTCCTGAGCTTCTGAACTTGAGATGGGATCTGCAGACACTGAGGACTCATCGTGTGAGGTAGGAGAGGCCGGGTTGGCTGGGGGGTGACTCACAAAGTCTTGCTGTCCAGGGGCACTGGTATTAAATGTGTTTGTTCTTATCTGATCTTCCTGGGTAATTGCAAGCTGCTGGCCAAGGATCAGGAATACCAGGTCCTCCTTTTCACGACAGAACTCCGTGGAAATCTCATGGAGCGCCAAGTAATCCCGCAGATCCTTCACCTTCATCTTGATCAGCTCCTCCCGCTGAAAAGCCGTGGCTCGGAAGCgctggcagaggtggcagagcaggggccCACCCTCGGGCTGGTTTGAGCAGGACGTGCAAAAGTTCTTCTTACAGTCCAGGCAGATGTGCTGGGGAAGAGAGGGGAAGCAATCAGAGCCAGCCCGCGCCCTGCGCCCGCAGCACTTCCCTCCCGGCTGCGGCTGCTCTCAAAGCACAACCAAAACCTTCCAGTCCATGAAAAAGCGCCAAGGTTTGCACACTTTTTGGCAACCCACGTCCctagaggaggaaaaggattgATCCCCGAGCAATCAGCAGGTTCCTCAGTTCTTAGAGAAGCCCCATTCCCACTCCATTTACCCAGAATGAAATGTGATATCCTGACAAGATTCCCTCACACGACAGGAATCTTCTGCACCTGCTCATGCAGCTTAAGCCAAAGGAAATCAGGAGATTGAGGCAGCAGACATGTAAGTGAATTGCAGCTAGTTGTGCACATTGTTCTGTGCATTAGGAAGCTCCAGCATTGATGGGAactatttaaaaacattttctttcacaaatacCTGCTATGAATGACCTTtcacccccttttttttccccaccaatTTGCTGCAATCACGGAATGAATCTTTGTTTTGCCATaagagggacagggaacagaaaGGTCTCACAGTCATCAAAGAATCTGACATTTATTTATacaaaaaataacttattttgaaaacaatacGCTTACTTTATACCAGACAGTGCTGGACAGAAAGTGTTGGAAGCAGTTTTGGAAATATTATGTCCCAGACAGTTAAAAACGTTACTGATTAAATGCTGTTGTTAAATGTTTGTATTTGATACTCTTCAGATCTGTCAACTCAGGGCTTGATTCCCAGCAGTTCCAAGCACTCACAGTCCATGCTGACTTCTGCAGAAACTTGACTGCTCAACCCTTTGGAAAGGCAAGTTCTACATTTAGAATAGGAATAGCAGCAGAACAGCCACGTTACGTGCCTGCTGAAAAGTCCTGAGGGAAGAAAGAAGTGGTTTCAGTGCTGGTTAAAAATGTTCATTCACAGCCTCAGAGAAACCAAGCGCCTCTGTGAAATCCTGACATCCTGATCCTTCAGAGCTGTGCAAGGAAAAACACACAGGTGGAGCTGAAGAAGTAATAAATGCAAACTCAAAGACAAAAAACTGGTTTATGAACTGCTCTAGTGATTGAAGAACATCCCAGCTGAAAGAAAGCAGATGCTGCTCGTGTTTTACAGGGTGTAAATACACAGTTTGCTTACAAAAGCTCTTTCTGATGCCCTTTTCAGCCTGGaaacatccctgctccccacctAACACCTCAGGCCTCTCGTTTACAGCCTGTACTACTCTCACAGTGACACTTTCTGGAAAAATTCCCCACTTCCTGCTCAAGCATTTTAAGACATGAAAATTTCTGCCCGAGAGAAACTCTTGAAACCTCATCTCAAAACTGCTGTTTGGGGGCCTGCCAAGGACAAATGACTTTCACCAATCACAAAGCAAGGCAGGAAGGGCAATTTCCACAGAACATCCAGTTTGGAGGAGTTTTCCTTAACTTCatcaccacagaaaaaaaattagtgcaTAATTGACTCTTTGTGACCCTGTGATTGCAGGAGCAATCCTGTTCCTCGGGaaatttgcagggcagagacagGAACTCATGGCTGTGtgtgcctggagcaggggaacaaaacaaatccacaaAGGCAGAGAAGTGGAAAATAAACCCTGTTGGTAACACTTGCCCTCTGACTCCCCCATGGGAGCAATCAGAAGAATTgagattaaaaaaccccaacaacacaAACACTGCATTaaacaacccaaaaccccaaagcagcCCCGCTTTTCTCTGGCAGGGGAAGCCTCCCCACGCCCTGCAGGTTGCCAAACTGGCCCCAGAGGGAACCCCTGTATTGCCAGGGACCTTCCAGCAGCCAGAAAACCTCTACTTGGGGACTCTTACCTCAAGGTATCACAAAGCAAGCATAGCACAAGGGCTGTTCCATCAAACACGTCCTTGCAATTGAGAGAATGCTGCCTCAGTTATCAGAGGATACATTCGGGAAGTGAAAACAAACCCAGGCACATCTCTGATGTAGCAGTTCAGCACCAGGATTtatcttcagagaaaaaaacccctccccagcctgtaTCTGAGCACTGAGGTTTAAACATGGGCATTTTGGCTGCACCTCAGCATCAAGCACATCTTAGAGCTTCACTGAACGCTGACTGAAAGGGCAGTGATTCAGGGCACCGCGTTCTTCAGAAGGATTAGTTTCAAATGTTGTTGTACATTAAAACTTTGCTAAAAGGTCAGGCCACATCTGactgctgctccctgacagCACAGTCAGCATGGTCAGACAGCCCTGAAATGCTTCACCTGcggggttttgttggtttgttaggtttgggtttctttaaaGCGATCTAGGCTATCCTTATGGTCACCAGCgcagaaggaattaatttttatccactttatttcagaataaacatTAACTGGACACTGGAGTTCAAAGGTGCTGGCTCTCCCAGGAGAGAATGCAGTTTTCCATGCTGTCCTAGCAGCACAGTGAGATTTCCTACACTTCTCCCTCCATAGCAACAGCTCTGAGGAATCAGCACAGCTCACAAACACCAGTGATGCTTTCAGCTCGCTCagagagctggtggctgagctctggcagcccctcctgcagcaccgGGCTCCAGCCACTCCCAGAGATCactgcccaggagctggggcagcaggaaggtggGAGGAGGTTTGGGAGCCCCTTTGGAATATAGAATGAAAACCTCAGACTCAATTTCCCTGACAGCCTGGAGCGGGAGCTCAGGTACAGACACCAGATCccacaggaaaagggggaagctgctgagggcaggaatGTTTTCAACAACTTTAGCAGATCCTCTACAATTTGTGCAGCAGggctttccctctccccagtAAGAGCTCACCTGGAGCCCTTGATGGCTCTGTACGAGGCACTGCTCTTACAGGTATTTAGGAGATACTGGGGAAATcagggctgtggttctgctctTGAGCTCACAACTGCCTGAAATGGTTTCATTTCAGAATTATCTCCATCCACTCTTTGCAACCATGCCCAGCAGCAAGTGCTGGGTCCAGGGTAACTCTCCACAAGCATTTGGAGAGTTGTCCACACGTGGCTGAATGAGGACAATGTCAAAGACAACACTACAGGGTCACGAGCAGCCCCAACATCCCTGTTGTGCAGGGAgtagaaagcagcagctctgccaagacTCACCATTCCTCAGACGTGTGTCCTCATGCATAAATTAAAAAGTGTAAGGAGAACCAATTTATGAACTTTCCCAGATAATCTAAAAGGGCTGTGGGCAGGTTTcaccattatttttaaattttcacatTCTTAAGTTCAGTAACTATAGATCAGACACTTCTTAAGCCACAGAGTGTGTACACAGAACAATTTTCCTGACTGGAACATTTTCAAGCAGCATTAAAGGACCCACCATGTCCAAATAAtgccccaggcacagctggctgTCGAATTAAGTCTTGTTGTACCAATTATTTTGGCATTTATATACCCACAAATCAAGTTTACAAGTCAGATAAAATagatttgggtttggtttggagCTATTTTTGCTCAGCAGTTTTACACACACCCTCAAAAAACTTCACTAGCTTTTAGACTGAGCAACAATAGCTTGGAAAACAGGCAGGCAGATCTTCCTTTACTGAAAGCACAAACATCATTAAACTTCTTGccacaatatttatttttaaaggacattagtgtttttaaataagaaatttaCTAACTCATGTTCAAGTTAATGCACCTTTTAGTGATTGTCAGCAGCTTGGCTTTCTCCTTGAGGAAATCTGCTGAAGGATTTCCAGTCCCATTAACGATGCCTGTTAATTGTGACAGAATGACTGAGGAGCCAGAACCAAGGTGAGCTGTCGTCTCCCTGTGGAACGTCCTCAGATGCGAGGGTAAGTGTAAAACGTGTCTGGAATGAAATGAAGGCagtgcccctggcagggcaggctcTGGACTCACCTTGCTGGAGGAGCTGTCGAAGTGCACGCCACAGGCTTTGCAGCTCTGTTCAGAAGCagtgggagaggggaaggagctgaagCCGGGGTTGGAATAGGCCTGGGCTCGAGCCGCTGGCGGAGGCTGCATCTCCTCGGGGGAGCCATCCACACAGAACCAGTTACAGCAGCTCGCCCACATGGTACCTGCCAGGGAAAAGAGCGTCACACGTGGCAGGGACACAGGCTGGCAGCTGAGGGGACAGCAAAGCAGGACATGCAGGCCAACTGCCCAGCCGTGGGTCACTTCTAACAGCACTCGGTCAGTTCTGATCCTTCCTCTGTCCCGCATGATGCAGCTTCGGTGAGAAGGGACAAATAAAGATCAAGAGAACTTTATTACTAAAACTTCGTAGAGTTAAGAGACTACAATGAAGATAAGATAAAATTTATGTTCCACTTGGCTATATCAGATTTTGAGATTGCTGTAACAGGCTGTTTCTATTTCACATAAGCTGTAATACTTATCAGGACGTAATAATGCGTCaggaaaagaacacaaaagCTCAAATTATACAGCACAGAACAgttaaataaaagcagcagcaggatcatAGATGGCTCAGCTTTATCCTAAATCCCTCTACAGATTTACAGCTACAAAtccaaaaagataaaataaaagcaaggacAGCCGAGCCACTGATTTCACACACTGCAGTTCTCAGCTGAATTTACAGCATTGCAAGGCTGAATCATCACACAGCAGGTCAATGTCAGTAATGTAAGAAAATCAAATACTGCCTTTGGTAATTTGCTTGGGAAAACAACTGCAGCCGAGACACAAAATCACTTGTTTATTTCTTCAAGTCAAATTTtgtatgtatacacacatatatacacacacacttacTAAAAATCCTAACACAGTCCAGTGCAAAATGCTCAGTTCCAAAGTCTTCTCAGACCACCTCTGCTGCAGTATTCCAGAAATACGCCGCTATAAACTTGCTTTTGGGAGTTTACAAAGAAGTCTGAATTCATCTGGGCATTCAGTTTCTGGAGCACACACCATGTGTCATCACTTACGGGCAAACTGAATACAAATTGCCTCCTCTGCATTTCTGCTCTCACATGGGAGTTCCTGAACGGTTTCTTTTATGTCTTAAAAATCAGCTCCCTCACTGACAGTGTTCAGCAACTGCTTGATTTTATAAacttctggaaataaaacatctcTCAGCTGCACAGCCAATTCATTGCTTTTTACTCAGCAAGTATTGCCAGTGTGAAACTCCAGATTCCCAAGGGAACGGGGCTGGTATGAATCCTAAAGGTTATTGGGTATAATACgttcttttttttaagcagtgcTAAATCTTTGGGGCTGATGTACTTGAATTGGGAAGCTTTTTCACTCTGGTGCTGTTCCAGTATCTGTTGCTTTAGCAGCATCTTTAATCCTTTCAAAACCTGGCTGAATTTGGCTGGTTGGagtccctgctgtcctggacaCATCCTTTCAAACCCCAGAGTGTGAGCCCAGCCAggagccctccctgcaggctcagcacATTGTTTAAGGGCAAATCTACACATTCACACCATGGATCGGTGCTGTGGCTGACGTGCTCATCGCTGCAGTGGAAATGACACTCGGGCTGGCAACCACATCTCAATAAATAGTGTGGATTGCACTTCGGCTGGAAATGAGATCCCAATAAATACATGGAGGAAAGCACTGCACGCACAGAAATAACCTTTCATCCATCCGTATTAGCTTTGCCCTGCAAATCAAACAGGCACTTAGGTGGCACACATAAAAGAAACAATTaccctttttctctctgcacGTTAATTTCCAAGCTCTCTGCCCCACTCAGAAGTTAACAGCCTTTCTTTTGCAAAAATACAGGATTTCTACTTGGAATCACGCTCTTTGGAGCTTTAATTCGTTCCAAGGAATCACAAATCTAAACAACATGAAAGCTGCACAGTGCAACAAGCATTCACAGCCTCCACAGCAGTGGAAAACTGCGTCCAGAGTTCAGCTCCCTTCCTGTTTCAAGGACCCCTGTGAGCTGAAGGCCACCCACGATAACAGAATACACAAACGCTACTGCCTGCCCccaaaagctttgttttcttaaaaaagacAGCCTACTAATTCACTCTGGAACATTGCAACATGTCaaacactgggaagaaaaacacaaggCAGCGCACAAACTGGGATAAAATAAGACAGAGCTCAGCATTCAGCTGGGGTTGTAGCTCTGTGATTGCCAGGAATTAAAAGGCCAACAAAAAGCTCAGATGTTGCTTCAGAAGAACATTAATCCTGCTCAACTACAAAAGCATTGAAGGGAAATGCCCATAAACAAACAACTTAACAACCAGGACTGTCCTCTGACCTGTAACATTTTTCCAAAGGTATCTGTTCTTGAATAGAAAGGAGCATGCATGTAAAACACCTCTGTAGCTGCCTACAGCTGCACTAAGACAGCAGCAAGAAATACAGGTCGgattcagcagctgcttcaagAGGGATTTTCCATTGTTCTGGACAGGATTAGCTTTAGAGCCAAGGAAATGAGCACTGCCGCTGGTGGAGGACTCCAAGTTACAAGCAGAATGCCTCAGTGGAATTTCAGGATGACAATCTCCTCGATAACTCTACAATGTTTGTTACGGCAAAATGAGTCCCTTATTTATTCTGTTACCTGTTTGGAGGTACGTGGTCAGCACAGTTCAGGAACTGCTCATTTCCCTGATGGATGGATGTTACAGATGTGGCAGCCTGAGGGTCAGAACCAGAGCACAAATCCTGCCAATCCCCTGCAAAGGAGCTGCTGTTCTCCACCCAAGGAGCTCCACAGCTACACCAAAGTGACAGATTAAATGCCccgacaaaaaaaaaacacccagtgGAAAGAGCTACTTCTGTGttgtgctccagggctgggaaaatatttacagtaacTTGGCTAATAACAGCGTGACAGCTTGGAAAACTTAATGACAGCATGGATTTCAGGAATTCTCGAGGAACATCTTGAATAAAAGATGTGGATTTACTGGCACAGCTGACATCACAGGCACTACTGATAGCAGCATTATCCTTGGACAAGGTGCCTGCACTGCCTCATGGAGCCACAGAAACGACTGCTCGAGCCACGCAGCTGAGCTGGGTTTGGCAAACTGGGAGCTCCATGGCAGGCACCCAGCAGAGACTGCTGGCAGCCAAAAACCACCTGCCCTAAATCCCAAGTGCACGTTGTGCTTGGAGCATCTGCCAGGGCAAAGGGAGAGGGAGTTTCATCAAGGGCGGAGACACAAGATCAAACAGTCTATCCCGGACCTGCAAACACACCCACCCACACGGCAATCAGCACCTCGGGAAGAGGGGGGCTCATCctctttcttcagctgctttaAGGAAAGCCAGGAGAAATCCAGTAAATGGCAGGGAGGTGCTTGGCATGGACAAAGTGGTGCCAGCACTCCACCACGCTCTGCTGGACTGCGTTTATTGacttgattatttatttttccagtatgGAGCTGTGCATGGCATGAGTCTCTTCACTGGATTTAAATAGTcaagtgaaattaatttcatcacTGGTTCATTAACACGTTCTACACAACGCCACAAGTTCTGCATTAAtttaattctgaagaaaatatcaGTGATGTCAAAGTTTTCCTCCCAAACATAGTTGGGAGACGGGATTCATAATGCAGGTCTGGATTCTTATACTTTCcatcttcatttaaaaagtgtttgaaCTCAAGTTCTCAGTCTACATGCAATATCACTGCCATAACCTTGCTAGCTGGAGTATCAGGGATCACAGCCTCCACACAGGTTTAATTACACACGCTGTTTGGATTTCATCAAAGGGtaggctgtggctgcagagggaaactGTGGTTTATGTTTGAATATAAACCCTGCCTTTATTTTCCTAAGGGTACAAACAACAAGGGACTAGAGCAAGCAAAGGAACATGTCAGAATCAATGAGCTTCCAGCTCTGTATAATAAAGCTCTCGAGGACTGGGCCTGGCTCCTTTTCGTGACTGCTCAGGAATTCAGCAGCTGGAATGCTGCAGCACCAAGGAGACATTTGAATCAAGGGATTAAAAGGAACTGAGCTCCCAGAAGCAGCTGATTTTACTCCCACATGAGGAGAAACCACAGCAGCAAGTATTTCTGCTCCTGAGAGGCCTTTAACCACTGGAACAGCAGGGCTGATGACCCTCGAGGCTACTGCAGATGGAGCTGGGTGCCAAAAAGGGAGGGAGATGCAAGAGAGCAGCTTTGCCAGGGCCGGCTTCCCCGCGGTGCTGTTTGCTCATCAGCCCCAAGAGCTGCCCTCACACCTCCTCTGCTCACCACAATGAGCTGCGTTTCCATCAGCTCCCTGGAAcacccagctcctctctgcccctCATCCACTGACAGACACCCTCCTTCCCACTTCAGAACCTTCTTAGGGCCTTCAGAACCTGCAGTGAGCAGCCACAGATGCTCTACAACAACACAGGTCCGACCTGGACACACACGCTGTGTGTCCGCCTCAACACCGGTAAGACAACTTTCAACACAACACACCAACCCTGGGATAATGCTGATCATAAAATCATTCACTCTTGCCACTTATAACAGCTTGAAGATCAAGGAAATTGTTCAGGAGGCCAGAAGAAGGCTTTTAAATACTCATGTATTGATAgttcacttttaaaattactggtTTTGTTATTAATCCATGCTGTAGCCCCTGCAAAATGAATCAGATCTCACTTTGATGAACGCTGTTTGAAATGGTTGAGGGATTTAATGAGTTAACCACCTTGGTGCCCCATTAACAGTGCTCACAGTGCTCATTAACAGTGCAATTACACAATTGCTCATTGTTACAAt of the Hirundo rustica isolate bHirRus1 chromosome 19, bHirRus1.pri.v3, whole genome shotgun sequence genome contains:
- the RFFL gene encoding E3 ubiquitin-protein ligase rififylin isoform X1; translation: MYYSALRVQRNHRFLGGTMWASCCNWFCVDGSPEEMQPPPAARAQAYSNPGFSSFPSPTASEQSCKACGVHFDSSSSKHICLDCKKNFCTSCSNQPEGGPLLCHLCQRFRATAFQREELIKMKVKDLRDYLALHEISTEFCREKEDLVFLILGQQLAITQEDQIRTNTFNTSAPGQQDFVSHPPANPASPTSHDESSVSADPISSSEAQEHQQANGHVPPSPACGTAAENAAEEAAAEDEIESSDSEDNLVLGRKASLSDLTSVGDINALSVRQLKEILARNFVNYKGCCEKWELLERVTRLYREKDLQHLVLDTDDQPGAAGPPSTEDNLCRICMDAAIDCVLLECGHMVTCTKCGKRMSECPICRQYVIRAVHVFRT
- the RFFL gene encoding E3 ubiquitin-protein ligase rififylin isoform X2, whose product is MWASCCNWFCVDGSPEEMQPPPAARAQAYSNPGFSSFPSPTASEQSCKACGVHFDSSSSKHICLDCKKNFCTSCSNQPEGGPLLCHLCQRFRATAFQREELIKMKVKDLRDYLALHEISTEFCREKEDLVFLILGQQLAITQEDQIRTNTFNTSAPGQQDFVSHPPANPASPTSHDESSVSADPISSSEAQEHQQANGHVPPSPACGTAAENAAEEAAAEDEIESSDSEDNLVLGRKASLSDLTSVGDINALSVRQLKEILARNFVNYKGCCEKWELLERVTRLYREKDLQHLVLDTDDQPGAAGPPSTEDNLCRICMDAAIDCVLLECGHMVTCTKCGKRMSECPICRQYVIRAVHVFRT